One Heliomicrobium gestii DNA window includes the following coding sequences:
- a CDS encoding 4Fe-4S dicluster domain-containing protein → MPNESVNGRKYETTIQMIRHEVFQQVAKMAMEGTLEAHREFIPTMVFQGNKARFRCCVYKERAVSAERVRLACGEEPQTGVPFSADGPDPLVRVIEIACDECPVDRFTVTGACRGCITHRCVEACPVDAIAQINRLAYINQEKCIECGRCHQVCPYGAITDMQRPCIKACAVKAIRYGEDKIARIDPDKCVSCGHCAISCPFGAISDISYIPQAVELLKPKDGTVHAVLAPSVASQIPGITIGQVHHALKKLGFAAVHEAALGADMILDHEAKELAEKLQEGSFLTNSCCPAFVSLIEKHFPTLTGNVSTSVSPMVAVGRYVKKLHPGAKTVFIGPCYAKKVESNLPKSSDHIDLALTFEEILAMFDAAGIQLSECPDEPLQQASPFSRRFARCGGVSEAIAQALKEAGVPVELKPIQVDGLEACIKALRQAKVGRPPGNFIEGMACTGGCVGGPASLNHNRKARQIIDSYSEETKAKTIAEALSTIDCG, encoded by the coding sequence ATGCCGAACGAGTCGGTAAACGGAAGAAAATACGAAACAACCATTCAGATGATCCGCCACGAGGTCTTCCAGCAAGTCGCCAAGATGGCCATGGAAGGAACCCTGGAGGCCCATCGCGAGTTTATCCCGACCATGGTGTTTCAGGGCAATAAGGCGCGCTTTCGCTGCTGCGTCTATAAGGAACGCGCCGTATCGGCCGAACGGGTTCGCCTGGCCTGCGGGGAAGAGCCCCAGACCGGTGTGCCCTTTAGCGCCGACGGCCCTGATCCGCTCGTGCGCGTCATTGAAATCGCCTGTGACGAGTGTCCCGTCGACCGCTTCACCGTCACCGGGGCCTGCCGCGGCTGCATCACCCACCGTTGCGTCGAGGCCTGTCCCGTCGACGCCATCGCTCAGATCAACCGCCTCGCCTACATCAATCAGGAAAAATGCATCGAATGCGGCCGCTGCCACCAGGTCTGCCCCTACGGGGCGATCACCGATATGCAACGCCCCTGCATCAAGGCTTGTGCGGTAAAAGCCATCCGCTACGGCGAGGACAAAATCGCCCGCATCGACCCCGACAAATGCGTCTCCTGCGGCCACTGCGCCATCAGCTGTCCCTTCGGGGCCATCTCGGACATCTCCTACATTCCCCAAGCGGTGGAACTGCTGAAGCCGAAGGACGGGACGGTCCACGCCGTTCTGGCCCCCTCAGTGGCCAGCCAGATTCCCGGCATCACCATCGGCCAGGTCCATCATGCCCTGAAAAAGCTCGGCTTTGCCGCCGTCCACGAAGCCGCCCTCGGCGCCGACATGATCCTTGACCATGAGGCCAAGGAACTGGCGGAGAAATTGCAGGAAGGCTCTTTCCTGACCAACTCCTGCTGCCCCGCCTTCGTCTCCCTCATCGAAAAACACTTCCCCACCCTGACGGGGAACGTGTCCACCTCGGTGTCGCCCATGGTGGCGGTGGGTCGCTATGTGAAGAAGCTGCACCCCGGCGCCAAGACAGTCTTCATCGGCCCCTGCTACGCCAAGAAGGTGGAGAGCAACCTGCCCAAGAGCAGCGATCACATCGACCTGGCCCTCACCTTTGAGGAGATCCTGGCCATGTTCGACGCCGCCGGCATCCAACTGTCCGAGTGCCCCGACGAACCGCTCCAGCAGGCGTCCCCCTTCAGCCGACGCTTCGCCCGCTGCGGCGGCGTCTCCGAAGCCATCGCCCAGGCGTTGAAAGAGGCCGGCGTGCCGGTGGAACTGAAGCCGATCCAGGTGGACGGCCTCGAGGCCTGCATCAAGGCGCTCCGCCAGGCCAAGGTCGGCCGACCGCCAGGCAATTTCATCGAGGGAATGGCCTGCACCGGCGGTTGTGTCGGCGGCCCGGCCTCCTTAAACCACAACCGCAAGGCTCGCCAGATCATCGATTCCTACAGCGAAGAGACCAAAGCCAAGACCATCGCCGAAGCCCTGTCCACCATCGACTGCGGATAA
- a CDS encoding alpha/beta hydrolase, whose protein sequence is MEQYIEFPVENVVLRGVLHRPEKRAGSGSAPAIVLCHGFCGTKVGLHRIFVKAARTFAQAGYAVLRFDFSGCGDSDGEHGETTLERQVREARRAVETVAALPGIDPKRITLLGLSQGGCVAALAAPSLPFLEQVVLWAPVARPWNDITGLLGRELTERALRNGWADFGGYAIGRTYLESLRKPDPVEAIRHVPVPLLVIHGTGDQEITWENTCKYHVSRKVAGLGHLTNTILVTGADHTFSSHEWEQLVFSQTLSWLQGESRREHGDCEAPRCAVVL, encoded by the coding sequence ATGGAACAGTACATCGAATTCCCTGTCGAAAATGTGGTGCTGCGGGGAGTTCTTCATCGACCGGAGAAGCGGGCCGGATCGGGCAGCGCGCCGGCGATCGTCCTCTGCCATGGCTTCTGCGGGACCAAGGTGGGCCTGCACCGCATCTTTGTCAAGGCGGCCCGGACCTTCGCCCAGGCCGGCTACGCCGTGCTTCGCTTTGACTTCAGCGGCTGCGGCGACAGCGACGGCGAGCATGGGGAGACCACGCTGGAGCGGCAGGTGCGGGAAGCGCGCCGCGCCGTTGAAACCGTGGCGGCCCTGCCGGGGATCGACCCGAAGCGGATCACCTTGCTGGGACTCAGTCAGGGCGGATGTGTGGCCGCGCTGGCGGCGCCATCGCTGCCCTTTTTGGAACAGGTCGTCCTCTGGGCGCCGGTGGCCCGTCCCTGGAACGACATCACCGGCCTTCTCGGGCGGGAGTTGACGGAACGGGCGCTGCGCAACGGCTGGGCCGATTTCGGCGGCTACGCCATCGGACGGACCTACCTGGAGTCGTTGCGCAAACCCGATCCGGTGGAAGCGATCCGCCATGTGCCGGTGCCGCTGTTGGTCATCCACGGAACGGGCGACCAGGAGATCACCTGGGAGAACACCTGCAAGTATCATGTCAGCCGAAAAGTGGCCGGCCTTGGTCATCTGACCAACACCATCCTGGTCACCGGCGCCGATCACACCTTCTCCTCCCATGAATGGGAACAGCTCGTTTTCTCGCAAACCCTGTCGTGGCTGCAAGGGGAAAGTCGACGGGAGCATGGCGACTGCGAAGCGCCGCGTTGCGCCGTCGTATTATAA
- a CDS encoding PIG-L deacetylase family protein, with protein sequence MIETGRLMAILAHPDDESFCIGGTLAKYAAQGVETTLICATRGEAGKCGEPPICRPDELGSVREAELRRAAEVLQIGRVEFLPYRDKELNGVDEKEIVARLVGLIRRHRPQVLITFGPDGLTCHPDHVAISRFATAAACLAPAHWAYPEEGAPWRPGRFFYTGMPCSYINAFGVSHCVPRADSEVSAAIPVGPYLRQKRAAIRCHRTQSRCIRELERLTDPTIRSGERMRHRDWEFFFDPFAPTGAIVDDLFETPQAQSTGADWPVGASATTKHSADDSVRTYPEADFATWPCATIHSPSAGCVAAHGSPRSRQPLAWTATQ encoded by the coding sequence ATGATCGAGACAGGCCGTCTAATGGCGATCCTGGCGCATCCCGATGACGAGTCTTTTTGCATCGGCGGCACGCTGGCCAAGTACGCCGCTCAGGGGGTGGAGACAACGCTGATCTGCGCCACCCGGGGAGAAGCGGGCAAGTGCGGCGAACCGCCCATCTGCCGTCCCGACGAGTTGGGCAGCGTTCGCGAGGCCGAACTGCGCCGGGCCGCCGAGGTGCTGCAGATCGGCCGCGTCGAGTTCCTTCCGTATCGGGACAAGGAGCTGAACGGGGTCGATGAAAAAGAGATCGTCGCCCGTCTTGTCGGTCTCATCCGCCGGCATCGACCACAGGTGCTGATCACATTCGGTCCCGATGGCCTGACGTGCCATCCCGACCATGTGGCGATCTCCCGATTCGCCACCGCTGCCGCTTGTCTCGCCCCGGCGCACTGGGCCTACCCCGAGGAAGGCGCCCCCTGGCGGCCCGGACGGTTTTTCTATACGGGGATGCCCTGTTCCTATATCAACGCCTTCGGGGTCAGCCACTGCGTTCCCCGGGCCGACAGTGAGGTGTCGGCGGCCATCCCCGTCGGGCCCTACCTGAGGCAAAAGCGGGCGGCCATCCGCTGTCACCGGACGCAGAGCCGTTGCATCCGGGAGTTGGAGCGGCTCACCGACCCCACCATCCGCAGCGGCGAACGGATGCGCCATCGCGACTGGGAGTTTTTCTTCGATCCCTTCGCCCCGACAGGCGCGATCGTCGATGACCTTTTTGAGACGCCGCAGGCGCAGTCCACAGGAGCGGATTGGCCTGTGGGCGCCTCTGCAACGACGAAACATTCGGCGGACGATTCGGTGAGGACCTATCCGGAGGCGGACTTCGCAACGTGGCCTTGCGCAACCATCCATTCCCCTTCGGCAGGCTGTGTGGCTGCCCATGGTTCACCGAGATCGCGCCAGCCCTTGGCCTGGACGGCGACACAATAA
- a CDS encoding YhfC family intramembrane metalloprotease produces MVSNLSFLYMSISVLLSIGVPVGLLIYLHQRQSISWKAVTVGALVWFFFTQGLEKMVHIYVFNVNPFTAEWLKHPLWFALYGALAAGIFEEAGRYIGFTSWLKASRARKDGVAYGLGHGGVESLLVGGIMGVQSILMARMINRGTLDTLGDKLSPEVLEQAKNLLLSTPPIAFLAGGLERNIALAMQIALSLLVLYGVRQGKLAILFAAIAAHAIIDFPVALYQSMRFDTLYLFLYLIILFAISLFFIFWSKRLFPREDR; encoded by the coding sequence ATGGTCAGCAACCTGTCGTTTCTTTATATGTCGATTTCGGTGCTTTTATCGATCGGGGTCCCTGTGGGCCTGCTCATATACCTGCATCAACGCCAATCGATCTCCTGGAAAGCAGTCACCGTCGGCGCCCTCGTCTGGTTCTTTTTTACCCAGGGCCTCGAAAAAATGGTCCATATCTATGTCTTCAACGTCAACCCGTTTACGGCGGAATGGCTGAAACATCCGCTCTGGTTCGCCCTCTATGGCGCCCTGGCGGCTGGGATTTTCGAGGAGGCCGGCCGCTACATCGGCTTTACGTCGTGGCTGAAAGCATCGCGCGCCCGGAAGGACGGCGTCGCCTACGGGCTGGGCCACGGCGGCGTCGAGTCGCTGCTGGTCGGCGGCATCATGGGCGTCCAGTCCATTCTGATGGCCCGCATGATCAATAGAGGGACCCTGGACACGCTGGGCGACAAGCTGTCGCCGGAGGTGCTGGAACAGGCGAAAAACCTCCTGCTGTCTACACCGCCGATCGCTTTTCTGGCCGGGGGCTTGGAGCGAAACATCGCCCTCGCCATGCAGATCGCCCTGTCCCTGCTGGTGCTCTACGGGGTGCGGCAAGGGAAGCTGGCGATTCTCTTCGCCGCCATCGCCGCCCATGCCATCATCGACTTTCCCGTTGCCCTCTACCAATCGATGCGCTTTGACACCCTGTACCTGTTCCTCTACCTTATCATCCTCTTTGCGATTTCCCTCTTCTTCATCTTCTGGTCAAAGCGGCTCTTTCCTAGGGAAGATAGATGA
- a CDS encoding M24 family metallopeptidase: protein MRYTPAAELERRIERFQSMLRQKGLDGALILQNADLFYFSGTIQRSHLYIPAEGKALLMVKRNLERARQESALAQIVPLDNPKELPAMLTAYGFGVPARLGLELDVLPVVHFQRYQKLFAASRLEDASSLIRSARAVKTDFELERLAEAADLNGIVFGNVPRWLRAGMTEVELAAEVEACFRRHGHQGLTRTRGFNMDISYGHTLSGANLSVPSFFEGPIGGVGLNPSFAMGSGAKVIERDEPVMVDQVGVIDGYGVDQSRVFCMGRLPAQLERAHQVALEILAGLREKARPGVTGGELFDFALQKAKDYGLADHFMGHKEKVAFVGHGVGIELDELPVLAKGVAMPLEEGMVFALEPKFVFPEGAVGIEDTLVVRAGGLETITRFDEGIIYLP, encoded by the coding sequence ATGCGGTATACACCGGCAGCGGAACTGGAACGGCGGATCGAACGGTTTCAATCCATGCTGCGCCAGAAAGGCCTGGACGGCGCGCTGATCCTGCAAAATGCCGACCTCTTTTACTTTTCCGGCACCATCCAGCGCTCCCATCTTTACATCCCGGCCGAGGGAAAAGCGCTGCTGATGGTGAAACGGAACCTGGAACGGGCGCGGCAGGAATCGGCGCTGGCGCAGATCGTTCCCTTGGACAACCCCAAAGAACTGCCGGCCATGCTGACCGCTTACGGGTTCGGTGTCCCGGCGCGGCTCGGACTGGAGTTGGACGTGTTGCCGGTCGTCCATTTCCAGCGCTATCAAAAGCTCTTTGCCGCCAGCCGACTGGAGGACGCCTCGTCCCTGATCCGGTCGGCGCGGGCGGTCAAGACAGATTTCGAATTGGAACGGTTGGCCGAAGCGGCGGACCTGAACGGGATCGTCTTTGGCAACGTGCCCCGGTGGCTGCGAGCCGGGATGACTGAGGTGGAACTGGCCGCCGAGGTGGAGGCCTGTTTCCGCCGCCACGGGCACCAGGGGCTGACGCGCACCCGCGGCTTTAACATGGATATCAGCTACGGCCATACCCTCTCCGGGGCCAACCTGTCCGTTCCGTCCTTCTTCGAGGGACCCATCGGCGGCGTCGGCCTCAACCCTTCCTTTGCCATGGGGTCGGGCGCGAAGGTGATTGAACGGGATGAGCCGGTCATGGTCGACCAAGTGGGGGTCATCGACGGCTACGGCGTCGACCAGTCCCGCGTCTTCTGTATGGGCCGGTTGCCGGCCCAACTGGAGCGGGCCCACCAGGTCGCCCTGGAGATCCTGGCCGGTCTGCGCGAAAAGGCCCGTCCCGGCGTGACAGGCGGGGAACTCTTTGACTTTGCCCTTCAGAAGGCGAAAGACTACGGTTTGGCCGATCACTTCATGGGCCACAAAGAAAAAGTGGCCTTTGTCGGCCACGGCGTCGGCATCGAATTGGATGAACTTCCTGTTCTCGCCAAAGGCGTCGCCATGCCCCTGGAAGAAGGAATGGTCTTTGCCCTGGAACCGAAGTTCGTTTTTCCGGAAGGCGCCGTCGGCATCGAAGACACCTTGGTTGTTCGCGCCGGCGGGCTCGAGACGATCACCCGATTTGATGAAGGGATCATCTATCTTCCCTAG